The following coding sequences lie in one Fimbriimonadaceae bacterium genomic window:
- the rpoC gene encoding DNA-directed RNA polymerase subunit beta' has translation MADVSQFDKIRIGIASPADVRSWAFRHGQYHEVKKPETINYRTFKPERDGLFCEKIFGPTKDWECACGRYKKIKYAGIICERCGVEVTRSKVRRERMGIIELAAPVCHIWYLKGVPSPLALILDISPRLLEKVIYFASFIIIDIESEQIAEKLPDIRAAVELEKATIMQQMKELEEDSFQRFAEELDGNSDEYDESSARERAKAINDRIKAEYRDADDRLKDLDLAVEILGKLEKNQLIDEDKWRAITKMLDAVGFRLNTDLRSLVRANIGADAMKELLGRVDLERMSRELRQEIVMTTSTRRARAIKRLEIVEALVQSKSRPEWMIQEVVPVISPELRPMVQLDGGRFATSDLNDLYRRIINRNNRLKKIMEIHAPESIINHEKRLLQEAVDALIDNGRRSRPVVGSNGRALKSLSDMLKGKEGRFRKNLLGKRVDYSGRSVIVVGPHLKLHQCGLPKEMALELFKPFVMKSLVEKKITQNIKTAKRMIDRMHPAVWDGLEEVIKEHPVLLNRAPTLHRLGIQAFEPILVDGKAIQVHPLVCHAYNADFDGDQMAVHVPLSMQAQAEARVLMLSSQNLFSPADGRPIMSPIQDIVLGAYALTFSNDESRMRMEEMERKHAENPEKNPAPHIFGSPDEVLFNLESPIGEPLQINSTIKVRIVRPIFRPDDEIDYRDPDTGVEYLYETITNEETEEETKELKPLDQEFETLVATTTPGRIVLQQILPYPLRFSDEHLQIALTKKAISELILGTHARTGVGSTIKLLDDLKDLGFRWATRYGLSVAITDMDPPEERDSILAGADEQSDKTLAQYRRGMLAFNEMQQNLIRLWTDTYDKIGKAIVGGMLQMNPLSIITVSGARGSVKQLSQLAGMRGLMFNQFNEVIYELPVRSSFHKGLTMMEYFVTTHGARKGLADTALRTADAGYLTRRLVDVSQDVIIRADDCGTTEGIYVHRIVEEGETIEPIGDRCFGRVSIATIVDPETSEVVVEANEVIHREQSKHITKIENAYHNEFEACDNDADRQKVEDRYTTCGFEVNEHSQLCVLLRSALTCEMVQGICSKCYGIDLSSNKLVENGVAVGIIAAQSIGEPGTQLTMRTFHTGGVAGSATIARTNQYKTGKFIRQFMQDLEAARETESKSLDETKLLESQEAAVKALFQKETLTIQAEDAKTAKKKTERQTKAAQKLLDKADAESKKLWERSRKTFFYAWTGESSGIVRVEEIFEARRQPRGKAIICPVTGTVLEVKQTNFGRWVIIEATVPLTSPIKDAYVADEQPWQSDPEHDAGLDRLIGQKLTTATLTSLRKYDIESVKVFYPILVPPFGNLPVKVNTKVIKGDPLTEGPRDPHEVLELAGANAVYDYFVENLQSVYKAQGVDINDKHVEVIIRQMLRKRQIKEPGDTPFLPGQIIDRFAFARENERVRKLIQAGTKIKYADPITGEKVERDPKEASANWILLGITEASLATDSFLSAASFQKTTRVLTDAAVRGKKDHLIGLKENVIIGRLIPAGTGVEQYRNVSIDVQRGPSWAQQSLTALVEAEEGMGTMNDLPLAFTSLAEMAEAEEFNLGEIDLTSNIGFDELIGKGGGGGDGEGDSGEPEDKTV, from the coding sequence ATGGCAGACGTCAGTCAATTCGATAAAATCCGTATTGGAATCGCAAGCCCCGCCGATGTTCGGTCTTGGGCTTTCCGACACGGGCAATACCACGAGGTCAAGAAGCCGGAAACCATCAACTACCGCACGTTCAAGCCTGAGCGTGACGGACTCTTCTGCGAGAAGATTTTTGGACCGACGAAGGACTGGGAATGCGCCTGTGGACGCTATAAGAAGATCAAGTACGCGGGAATCATCTGCGAGCGCTGCGGCGTCGAAGTTACCCGCAGCAAGGTGCGCCGCGAGCGCATGGGCATCATCGAGCTCGCCGCCCCGGTTTGCCACATCTGGTACCTCAAGGGCGTTCCTTCGCCGCTCGCGCTGATCCTGGACATCTCGCCCAGGCTGCTTGAGAAGGTCATCTATTTCGCCAGCTTTATCATCATCGATATCGAGTCTGAGCAGATCGCCGAGAAGCTCCCCGATATCCGCGCTGCCGTCGAGCTTGAGAAAGCCACGATCATGCAGCAGATGAAGGAGCTCGAAGAGGACAGCTTCCAGCGGTTCGCCGAAGAGCTCGACGGAAACAGCGACGAGTACGACGAGTCGTCGGCCCGCGAGCGCGCCAAGGCGATCAACGATCGCATCAAAGCCGAATATCGCGACGCGGACGACCGCCTGAAGGACCTCGATCTCGCCGTCGAAATCCTCGGCAAGCTGGAAAAGAACCAGCTCATTGACGAGGACAAGTGGCGCGCCATCACCAAGATGCTGGACGCCGTCGGCTTCCGCCTGAACACCGACCTGCGCTCGCTCGTTCGCGCAAACATCGGCGCCGACGCCATGAAGGAGCTTCTGGGCCGCGTCGATCTTGAGCGCATGAGCCGTGAGCTTCGCCAGGAGATCGTCATGACGACCTCGACCCGTCGTGCTCGAGCCATCAAGCGACTTGAGATCGTCGAGGCGTTGGTTCAGTCGAAGAGCCGCCCGGAATGGATGATCCAGGAAGTCGTTCCCGTCATCTCGCCGGAGCTTCGCCCGATGGTCCAGCTCGATGGTGGACGGTTTGCGACCTCCGACCTGAACGATCTTTATCGCCGCATCATCAACCGCAACAACCGATTGAAGAAGATCATGGAGATTCACGCTCCAGAGTCGATCATCAATCACGAAAAGCGGTTGCTGCAAGAAGCGGTGGACGCCCTTATCGACAACGGACGGCGAAGCCGCCCGGTCGTGGGCTCCAATGGACGTGCCTTGAAGTCGCTGAGCGACATGCTGAAGGGTAAGGAAGGACGCTTCCGAAAGAACCTTCTCGGTAAGCGTGTGGACTATTCCGGCCGTTCGGTTATCGTCGTCGGTCCCCACCTGAAGCTGCACCAGTGCGGTCTTCCCAAGGAGATGGCTCTTGAGCTCTTTAAGCCCTTCGTGATGAAGTCGTTGGTCGAGAAAAAGATCACGCAGAACATCAAGACCGCGAAGCGCATGATCGATCGAATGCATCCGGCGGTTTGGGACGGCTTGGAAGAGGTCATCAAGGAGCATCCGGTTCTTCTGAACCGCGCGCCTACGCTGCACCGACTCGGTATTCAAGCCTTCGAGCCGATCCTTGTCGATGGTAAGGCCATCCAGGTCCACCCGCTCGTTTGTCACGCCTATAACGCGGACTTCGACGGCGACCAGATGGCGGTTCACGTCCCGCTTTCGATGCAGGCGCAGGCCGAAGCACGCGTTCTGATGCTCTCAAGCCAGAACCTGTTCTCCCCGGCAGACGGTCGCCCGATCATGTCGCCGATTCAGGACATCGTTCTTGGCGCTTATGCGCTCACGTTCTCGAACGACGAATCGAGAATGCGCATGGAGGAGATGGAGCGCAAGCATGCGGAGAATCCGGAAAAGAACCCGGCCCCGCACATCTTCGGAAGTCCAGACGAAGTTCTCTTTAATCTGGAATCGCCTATCGGTGAGCCGCTCCAGATCAACTCAACCATCAAGGTCCGCATCGTGAGACCGATCTTCCGTCCTGACGACGAGATCGACTATCGCGATCCCGACACCGGTGTTGAGTATCTCTACGAGACGATCACAAACGAGGAGACAGAGGAAGAGACCAAGGAGTTGAAGCCGCTCGACCAAGAGTTTGAAACTCTTGTGGCGACGACGACCCCGGGCCGCATCGTTCTGCAGCAGATCCTTCCGTATCCGCTTCGCTTTAGCGATGAGCACCTGCAGATCGCGCTGACGAAGAAGGCGATCTCAGAGCTGATTCTTGGGACGCACGCTCGAACAGGCGTTGGCTCAACCATTAAGCTGCTTGACGATCTTAAGGACCTCGGCTTTAGATGGGCTACTCGGTACGGCCTGTCGGTGGCGATCACCGACATGGACCCGCCCGAAGAGCGCGACAGCATTCTCGCTGGTGCGGACGAGCAGTCGGATAAGACCCTCGCCCAGTATCGACGTGGCATGCTCGCGTTTAACGAGATGCAGCAGAATCTGATCCGACTCTGGACGGACACCTACGACAAGATTGGTAAGGCTATCGTCGGCGGCATGTTGCAGATGAACCCGCTGTCGATCATCACGGTCTCCGGCGCTCGCGGTTCGGTTAAGCAGCTTTCGCAGCTTGCTGGAATGCGCGGCCTCATGTTCAACCAGTTCAACGAGGTTATCTATGAACTTCCCGTCAGAAGCTCCTTCCACAAGGGTCTGACGATGATGGAATACTTCGTCACGACGCACGGTGCCCGTAAGGGTCTTGCCGACACCGCTCTGCGAACTGCGGACGCCGGTTACTTGACTCGTCGTCTGGTTGACGTCTCCCAGGATGTTATCATCCGGGCGGATGACTGCGGAACGACGGAAGGTATCTACGTTCACCGGATTGTGGAAGAGGGAGAGACGATCGAGCCGATCGGCGACCGATGTTTCGGGCGCGTATCGATCGCGACCATCGTCGACCCAGAAACAAGCGAGGTCGTGGTCGAAGCGAATGAAGTCATTCACCGCGAACAATCGAAGCACATTACAAAGATTGAGAACGCTTATCACAACGAGTTTGAGGCTTGCGATAACGATGCCGACAGACAGAAAGTCGAAGATCGGTATACGACGTGTGGCTTCGAAGTCAACGAGCACAGCCAGCTTTGTGTGCTGCTAAGAAGCGCGCTCACTTGCGAAATGGTGCAGGGTATCTGTTCCAAGTGCTACGGTATCGACCTTTCGTCGAACAAGCTCGTTGAGAACGGTGTCGCAGTTGGAATCATCGCTGCGCAGTCGATTGGTGAGCCTGGAACGCAGCTTACGATGCGTACGTTCCACACCGGTGGTGTTGCCGGTTCGGCGACGATTGCACGTACGAACCAGTATAAGACCGGTAAGTTCATCCGTCAGTTTATGCAGGACCTTGAAGCGGCCCGCGAAACCGAAAGCAAGTCTCTCGATGAGACGAAGCTGCTTGAATCGCAGGAAGCCGCGGTGAAGGCGCTCTTCCAGAAGGAGACGCTTACCATTCAGGCCGAAGACGCAAAGACCGCAAAGAAGAAGACGGAGCGTCAGACCAAGGCTGCCCAAAAACTGCTTGATAAGGCCGACGCCGAGTCGAAGAAGCTTTGGGAGCGGTCAAGAAAGACGTTCTTCTATGCTTGGACGGGTGAATCCAGCGGTATCGTCCGCGTCGAAGAGATCTTCGAGGCTCGACGCCAGCCGCGTGGTAAAGCCATCATCTGCCCGGTCACGGGTACGGTGCTTGAGGTCAAGCAGACGAACTTTGGCCGTTGGGTCATCATCGAGGCAACTGTCCCGCTGACCAGCCCGATCAAGGATGCCTATGTTGCCGACGAGCAGCCGTGGCAGTCCGACCCCGAGCACGACGCCGGATTGGATCGCTTGATCGGACAAAAGCTGACAACAGCAACGCTGACGTCGCTGCGAAAGTACGACATCGAAAGCGTAAAGGTCTTCTACCCGATCTTGGTGCCGCCTTTTGGAAACCTTCCCGTGAAGGTAAACACAAAGGTCATCAAGGGCGACCCACTGACCGAAGGCCCGCGCGACCCGCACGAGGTTCTTGAGCTTGCCGGCGCGAATGCGGTTTACGACTACTTTGTCGAAAACCTGCAGAGCGTCTATAAAGCCCAGGGTGTTGACATTAACGACAAGCACGTTGAAGTGATTATTCGGCAGATGCTGAGAAAGCGTCAGATCAAGGAACCCGGCGACACGCCCTTCCTTCCTGGGCAGATCATCGACCGATTCGCGTTTGCTCGTGAAAACGAGCGCGTTCGCAAGCTGATCCAGGCTGGCACAAAGATCAAGTATGCCGACCCGATCACTGGCGAAAAGGTCGAGCGGGATCCTAAGGAAGCCAGCGCAAACTGGATTCTCCTTGGAATCACCGAAGCATCGCTCGCGACGGATTCGTTCCTCTCGGCAGCCTCGTTCCAAAAGACGACCCGCGTCCTCACCGATGCAGCCGTTCGTGGAAAGAAGGATCACCTTATCGGCCTCAAGGAGAACGTCATTATTGGACGCCTTATCCCAGCAGGTACGGGTGTCGAGCAGTACCGAAACGTCAGCATCGACGTTCAGCGTGGCCCGAGCTGGGCACAGCAGTCGCTCACCGCTCTCGTTGAGGCGGAAGAGGGAATGGGCACGATGAATGACCTGCCGTTGGCATTCACGTCACTTGCCGAAATGGCAGAGGCGGAAGAGTTCAACTTGGGCGAGATCGACCTTACCAGCAACATCGGCTTTGACGAATTGATCGGCAAAGGCGGCGGTGGCGGCGACGGTGAGGGAGACAGCGGCGAGCCAGAAGACAAAACAGTCTAA
- the rpsB gene encoding 30S ribosomal protein S2 has product MAQLSMKELLESGVHFGHQTRRWNPKMKRYIYGARNGIYIIDLHQTIKLFEDALEYVKNIVTEGGTVLFVGTKKQAQSAVKEAAQRSGQFYVAERWMGGMLTNWKTIQGRINRLKELDRMEADGYFERLPKKEMLKRTAERDALGLYFDGIRNLNAMPSVMIVIDLNKEIIAVKEAKKLGIPIVAIVDTNCNPDLADVVIPGNDDAIRAIRLVTGKMAEAILEARPISEELTGDAPEGAEGEKPEGDEAVASENGEDRPIEFGAVEQELLRAFGADED; this is encoded by the coding sequence ATGGCTCAGCTCAGTATGAAAGAGCTGCTGGAATCGGGTGTTCACTTCGGCCACCAAACCCGCCGATGGAACCCGAAGATGAAGCGATACATCTACGGCGCTCGCAATGGTATCTACATTATCGATCTTCACCAGACGATCAAGCTCTTTGAAGATGCGCTTGAGTACGTGAAGAACATCGTCACCGAAGGCGGCACCGTGCTGTTTGTCGGAACGAAGAAGCAGGCCCAATCCGCCGTCAAAGAAGCGGCTCAGCGCAGCGGACAGTTCTACGTCGCCGAGCGCTGGATGGGCGGAATGCTCACCAATTGGAAGACCATTCAAGGCAGAATCAACCGCCTGAAAGAGCTCGACCGAATGGAAGCCGACGGCTACTTTGAGCGACTCCCGAAGAAGGAGATGCTCAAGAGAACCGCAGAGCGAGACGCCCTCGGTCTCTACTTCGACGGCATCCGCAACCTCAATGCAATGCCTTCGGTCATGATCGTGATCGACCTGAATAAGGAGATCATTGCGGTCAAGGAAGCCAAGAAGCTTGGGATTCCGATCGTTGCGATCGTCGATACGAACTGTAACCCCGACCTCGCCGATGTGGTCATCCCTGGCAACGACGACGCGATACGCGCGATCCGTCTCGTCACGGGCAAGATGGCAGAGGCGATCCTTGAGGCACGTCCGATTAGCGAAGAGCTGACCGGCGACGCTCCTGAAGGCGCAGAGGGCGAGAAGCCTGAAGGCGATGAAGCAGTTGCGTCTGAAAATGGCGAAGACCGACCGATCGAGTTTGGTGCCGTCGAGCAAGAGCTCTTGCGAGCGTTTGGCGCGGACGAAGACTAA
- the rpoB gene encoding DNA-directed RNA polymerase subunit beta yields MRIIQPTSKRIERFLEAPNLIELQLNSYKWFIEEGLPELFQTFSPIWDFTQTNYIELVNFQLGEPKYSINECRDRDMTFEAPIKATVRFGGRDRDVIESEVYLGDLPLMTDRGTFIINGRERVIVSQLSRSPGLYFEESVDSSMSVIISARVIPNEGPWLEIECDAHNVVRTQISQTKKLPLTQLIKALGAFEKGRSKLGLPLQNALFRKVAEPIADPETGEVLVEEGVLLTPEIVEKLGEEWLTKKVVVDTPVSTNEDLIFVFGNIVTLENPTHEDLTGSRPMEDVNDASGKPIIKRLQRIEPETARMIESLELKSIKVIQLPEVVESTLEQDPTSTWREAILDIYKRLRPGEAANEEAARQLIYGLFFDVKRYDLGKVGRRFLNQKLGFEIPLNVRNLTAEDLIGILQRMEIYVRREAERDDIDDLKNKRVRSIGELLQSQLRLGFVRMEKVARERMTSTDQENLLPGIILSVKPVSASIKSFFSSNQLSTFMDQTNPLSELTNKRRLSSLGPGGLQRTSAKLEVRDVHRSHYGRICPIETPEGPNIGLISQLTTHARVDEFGFIMTPYRVVRDSQVTEEIVYYTAQEEQGMLVAPADILTDENGYLTDDRLQVRCAGGELGGASYPIVTKERVQLVDVSPVQIVSVATALIPFLENDDANRALMGANMQRQAVPCLRSDRPVVHTGYERVAAVDSGAAVIARNPGVVEVVTSLEIQVRRNDGELDRYPLVHMMQSNKSTCITQMPIVDLGQRILAGDPLADGPCVDQGDLALGKNVVVAFMPWNGYNYEDAIIISERMVKDDVYTSIHIERHESEAVDTKLGPEEITRDIPNVGEDALKDLDENGIIRVGAEVRPEDILVGKVAPKGQVEMTAEERLIIAIFGKKAEETRDVSLRLPHGEKGTIVDVKVFSRYKYLSPSINYIYKESKKRERLVCDRTDEPLIQIPGDELPAGTNMTVQVYIAQKRKLMVGDKMAGRHGNKGVISRVVPAEDMPFLADGTPVDIILNPLGVPSRMNIGQILETHLGYAGRHMGVRYRCPGFEGATEHEVITEVERMANMMRHTVLDTYINRELQLGVSFEKDDSIEVMFEKIDAKLRTLDEWHLEKVSRLVAAPPVKNTGEMINPIDIDEWEPEEEPEKMGPAFKAPAGLYKEILEKIENSAFKRAGIEPHTMKSWVRDGMTGNEVPNPITVGLIYMLKLEHLADEKIHARSIGPYSLVTQQPLGGKAQFGGQRFGEMEVWALEAYGAAYTLQELLTIKSDDVMGRVKAYESIVKGEPIAEPGIPESFKILVNELRSLGLKVSVEDANNKELPLRELDELTGGDDMRLARSVGFFN; encoded by the coding sequence ATGCGGATTATTCAGCCCACCTCTAAAAGGATCGAACGATTCTTGGAGGCGCCCAATCTTATCGAATTACAATTAAACAGTTATAAATGGTTCATTGAAGAGGGACTGCCCGAACTCTTCCAAACGTTCTCACCGATTTGGGACTTTACCCAAACCAATTATATAGAACTCGTTAATTTTCAGCTCGGAGAACCGAAATACTCGATCAACGAATGCCGCGATCGAGACATGACGTTCGAAGCGCCGATTAAAGCGACCGTTCGCTTTGGTGGACGGGATAGAGACGTTATCGAGTCGGAAGTCTATCTCGGCGATCTGCCCTTGATGACAGATCGCGGCACGTTTATTATCAACGGCCGCGAGCGCGTCATTGTGTCTCAGCTTTCACGTTCGCCCGGCTTGTATTTCGAAGAAAGTGTCGACAGTTCGATGTCGGTCATTATCTCTGCCCGCGTGATCCCCAATGAGGGTCCGTGGCTCGAAATCGAATGCGATGCGCACAACGTTGTGCGAACGCAGATCAGCCAAACGAAGAAGCTCCCCCTGACGCAGCTTATCAAGGCGCTCGGCGCTTTCGAAAAAGGTCGCAGCAAGCTCGGATTGCCGTTGCAGAACGCCCTGTTCCGCAAGGTTGCCGAACCCATCGCCGACCCCGAAACGGGAGAAGTGCTGGTCGAAGAGGGTGTGCTGCTCACACCGGAAATCGTTGAGAAGCTCGGTGAAGAATGGCTGACCAAGAAGGTCGTCGTTGACACCCCAGTTTCAACAAACGAAGACCTTATCTTCGTCTTTGGCAACATCGTTACGCTTGAAAACCCGACTCACGAAGACCTTACGGGAAGCCGTCCGATGGAGGACGTTAACGATGCCAGCGGCAAGCCGATCATCAAGCGCTTGCAGCGCATCGAGCCGGAAACGGCACGCATGATTGAGTCGTTGGAGCTGAAGTCAATCAAGGTCATTCAACTGCCCGAAGTAGTTGAATCTACTCTTGAACAGGACCCGACATCAACCTGGCGCGAAGCGATTCTCGATATCTACAAGAGACTTCGTCCGGGTGAGGCTGCCAACGAAGAGGCTGCCCGTCAGCTAATTTACGGCCTGTTCTTCGATGTCAAGCGATACGACCTCGGAAAGGTCGGCCGCCGCTTCCTTAACCAGAAGCTCGGATTTGAGATCCCCCTCAACGTTCGCAACCTGACGGCAGAGGACTTGATCGGCATCCTTCAACGGATGGAGATTTATGTTCGTCGTGAAGCTGAGCGAGACGACATTGACGACTTGAAGAACAAGCGTGTGCGAAGCATCGGTGAGCTCTTGCAGAGCCAGCTCCGCCTTGGCTTTGTGCGAATGGAGAAGGTCGCTCGTGAGCGAATGACCTCGACCGACCAGGAGAACCTCCTTCCAGGAATTATCCTTTCGGTCAAGCCGGTCAGTGCGAGCATCAAGAGCTTCTTCAGCAGCAACCAGCTCAGCACGTTCATGGATCAAACGAACCCGTTGAGCGAGCTGACGAACAAGCGACGTCTATCAAGCCTCGGACCGGGCGGTCTGCAACGAACCAGCGCCAAGCTGGAAGTTCGCGACGTCCACCGTTCTCACTACGGACGCATCTGCCCGATTGAGACACCAGAAGGTCCGAACATCGGCCTCATCAGCCAGCTCACGACGCATGCTCGCGTTGACGAGTTTGGCTTTATCATGACGCCGTATCGAGTCGTTCGCGACTCGCAGGTCACCGAAGAGATCGTTTACTACACCGCTCAGGAAGAGCAGGGAATGCTTGTTGCTCCCGCTGACATCCTGACCGATGAAAACGGATATCTGACGGATGACCGACTGCAGGTCCGCTGCGCGGGCGGCGAGTTGGGTGGTGCAAGCTATCCGATCGTCACTAAGGAGCGCGTCCAGCTCGTTGACGTTTCCCCCGTTCAGATCGTCTCTGTTGCCACCGCGTTGATCCCGTTCCTTGAAAACGACGACGCAAACCGTGCTCTTATGGGTGCGAACATGCAACGACAGGCGGTTCCGTGTTTGCGGTCCGACCGGCCCGTGGTCCACACCGGATACGAGCGCGTTGCCGCCGTCGACTCCGGTGCGGCCGTTATCGCACGAAATCCGGGCGTTGTCGAGGTTGTGACGAGCCTTGAGATTCAGGTTCGCCGAAACGACGGTGAATTGGATCGCTATCCGCTCGTTCACATGATGCAGTCGAACAAATCGACCTGCATTACTCAGATGCCGATCGTTGATCTGGGACAGCGCATTCTTGCGGGCGATCCGCTCGCCGACGGTCCTTGTGTAGACCAAGGCGACCTCGCGCTTGGTAAGAACGTGGTCGTCGCGTTTATGCCATGGAACGGTTACAACTACGAGGACGCCATCATCATCAGCGAGCGCATGGTGAAGGACGATGTTTATACGTCGATCCACATCGAGCGCCACGAAAGCGAAGCCGTAGACACCAAGCTCGGACCGGAAGAGATCACGCGCGACATTCCCAATGTCGGTGAAGACGCGCTGAAGGATCTTGACGAAAACGGGATCATCCGAGTCGGTGCCGAAGTTCGACCAGAAGACATTCTCGTTGGAAAGGTTGCTCCGAAGGGCCAGGTCGAGATGACCGCTGAAGAGCGGTTGATCATCGCGATCTTTGGTAAGAAGGCCGAAGAAACCCGCGACGTTTCCCTGCGCTTGCCGCACGGTGAGAAGGGAACAATCGTGGACGTGAAGGTCTTCAGCCGCTACAAGTACCTTTCGCCGTCGATCAACTACATTTATAAGGAATCGAAGAAACGCGAGCGTTTGGTCTGCGACCGAACGGACGAGCCGCTCATTCAGATTCCTGGGGACGAACTCCCCGCCGGTACAAATATGACCGTTCAGGTCTATATCGCCCAAAAGCGAAAGCTGATGGTCGGTGACAAGATGGCAGGCCGCCACGGTAACAAGGGCGTTATCTCACGTGTGGTCCCCGCCGAAGATATGCCGTTCCTTGCGGACGGTACTCCGGTCGACATCATCCTGAACCCGCTTGGTGTTCCAAGCCGTATGAACATCGGCCAAATTCTTGAGACGCACCTTGGATATGCCGGACGGCATATGGGCGTGCGTTACCGATGCCCTGGCTTTGAGGGTGCGACCGAGCACGAAGTGATCACTGAGGTCGAGCGAATGGCGAATATGATGCGCCATACCGTTCTCGATACTTATATCAATCGCGAACTCCAACTGGGCGTTTCATTCGAGAAGGACGATTCCATCGAAGTCATGTTCGAGAAGATTGATGCGAAGCTTCGCACACTCGACGAATGGCACCTGGAGAAAGTCTCAAGACTCGTCGCTGCTCCTCCAGTCAAGAACACAGGCGAGATGATCAACCCGATCGACATCGACGAGTGGGAACCGGAAGAAGAGCCGGAAAAGATGGGCCCTGCCTTCAAGGCTCCGGCTGGTCTTTATAAGGAGATTCTGGAGAAGATTGAGAACAGCGCCTTCAAACGTGCCGGTATCGAGCCGCATACGATGAAGTCGTGGGTGCGAGACGGCATGACCGGAAACGAAGTGCCGAACCCGATCACCGTTGGCCTCATCTACATGCTCAAGCTTGAGCACCTTGCAGACGAAAAGATCCACGCCCGAAGCATTGGACCGTACTCACTCGTCACCCAGCAGCCGCTTGGTGGTAAGGCGCAGTTCGGCGGACAGCGCTTCGGAGAAATGGAAGTCTGGGCGCTCGAAGCCTACGGCGCCGCTTACACCTTGCAGGAGCTTCTCACCATCAAGTCTGACGACGTGATGGGCCGCGTGAAGGCTTATGAGAGCATTGTTAAGGGCGAGCCGATCGCCGAGCCGGGCATTCCCGAGTCGTTCAAGATTCTTGTGAACGAGTTGCGGTCGCTTGGTTTGAAGGTCAGCGTAGAAGACGCCAACAACAAGGAGCTTCCGCTCCGCGAACTTGATGAGCTGACGGGAGGCGATGATATGCGCCTCGCTCGGAGCGTTGGGTTCTTTAATTAA